In one Juglans regia cultivar Chandler chromosome 11, Walnut 2.0, whole genome shotgun sequence genomic region, the following are encoded:
- the LOC109018384 gene encoding uncharacterized protein LOC109018384, giving the protein MRDFPSCFGENGVQVADSSSSSAAKAAQNVVTCVYRCKLRGRCLITITWTKTLMGQGLSVGIDDLANQCLRKVDIKPWLFSKRKGSKNLEVDSCTIQIYWDLANAKFGSGPEPLEGFYLALVFNQEMVLLLGDLKKEAYKKIEADPVLHSNAIFIAKREHLFGKRFYGSKAQFCDKGQMHDVTIECDTVGLNDPCLVIRIDSKMVMQVKRLKWKFRGNHTIVVDGLPVEVFWDVHNWLFGNAMGNAVFMFQTCLSADNLWGASHCTFDPSVLTWSCPQQISDSNSQGLVFSLVLYAWKHE; this is encoded by the coding sequence ATGAGGGATTTTCCTTCCTGTTTCGGTGAAAATGGCGTCCAAGTCGCTGATTCATCCTCTTCAAGTGCAGCCAAAGCGGCTCAAAATGTGGTTACCTGTGTCTATCGGTGTAAATTGCGGGGTCGTTGCTTGATCACTATTACATGGACCAAGACTTTGATGGGTCAAGGCCTTAGCGTTGGGATTGATGATTTGGCCAATCAATGCCTTCGTAAGGTTGACATAAAGCCCTGGTTGTTCTCTAAGCGAAAAGGGTCTAAGAATTTAGAGGTGGATTCTTGTACAATCCAGATTTACTGGGACTTGGCTAATGCTAAATTTGGTTCTGGGCCTGAACCATTGGAGGGATTCTATTTAGCTCTTGTGTTTAACCAAGAAATGGTTCTACTTcttggggatttgaaaaaagaggCATATAAGAAGATTGAGGCTGACCCTGTACTTCACTCCAATGCCATTTTTATTGCTAAGAGAGAGCACCTTTTCGGGAAGAGATTTTATGGTTCAAAGGCTCAGTTTTGCGATAAGGGACAGATGCACGATGTCACAATTGAGTGTGACACTGTTGGGCTAAATGACCCATGTCTTGTGATTCGGATTGATAGTAAAATGGTGATGCAGGTAAAGAGGCTGAAGTGGAAGTTCAGGGGCAATCACACCATTGTGGTGGATGGCCTTCCAGTTGAAGTGTTTTGGGATGTCCACAATTGGCTCTTTGGTAATGCTATGGGCAATGCTGTTTTCATGTTCCAAACTTGCCTCTCTGCTGACAACTTGTGGGGTGCCAGTCACTGCACTTTTGACCCTTCTGTATTAACTTGGTCATGCCCTCAGCAAATTAGCGATTCCAATTCACAAGGTCTTGTTTTCTCACTTGTTCTGTATGCTTGGAAGCATGAATAG
- the LOC109018376 gene encoding uncharacterized protein LOC109018376 yields the protein MGSLSLLPLSLAASLRPHLSPSKTQLSNSVFCPHLSSTTLKSVRIPSKTIVFGSNESDSGESRFLDENGVVDDMDGYLNYLSLEYDTVWDTKPSWCQPWTIILTGVSVTASSWLIFHSVVVTIGILLLICTWWYIFLYSYPKAYSEMIAERRKRVTNGVEDTFGLGNDIN from the exons ATGGGaagtctctctcttctccctctctctctagccGCTTCATTGAGACCCCATCTTTCCCCTTCCAAAACCCAACTCTCCAACTCCGTATTCTGCCCACACCTCTCTTCGACAACTCTTAAATCCGTACGGATTCCCAGCAAAACCATAGTTTTTGGAAGCAACGAAAGTGACTCTGGAGAGTCTCGTTTTTTGGATGAGAACGGAGTCGTTGATGATATGGATGGGTATCTCAACTACCTTTCTCTTGAATATGACACTGTTTGGGACACCAAACCTTCCTG GTGTCAACCATGGACGATAATTTTAACTGGAGTATCAGTGACTGCTAGTAGCTGGTTAATTTTTCACTCAGTAGTTGTCACAATCGGCATATTGTTACTAATATGCACATGGTGGTACATCTTTTTGTATTCTTATCCAAAG GCGTATTCAGAGATGATTGCCGAGCGAAGAAAGAGGGTGACAAATGGTGTTGAAGACACGTTTGGTTTAGGCAACGATATCAATTAA